DNA sequence from the Siniperca chuatsi isolate FFG_IHB_CAS linkage group LG3, ASM2008510v1, whole genome shotgun sequence genome:
GTTGATCACCACCAGGTCAGCATCTTTACTCAGACAATATGTTCTGCTGTCCTCCCATGTTTTACTCTCAGTGGAAAGGAAGTAACATCTGGAGTTGATCTCCTTCCAATCTGCAGGACACTGCTGAGAGGACGCACAACCACTCAGCTCTGGagtacaaaataaacacacacatcacagatTAGACTCTGAGGCATTTGGATAGGGAGCCATAAGTACAAATATAACTCCAACTTTGACAATTAATTTAACTTagacaataaatgtaaatattgcaTTGTGTATCTGTGACCATAAAACACTACTTGTAATTAGTACCTACATAACAGACTACaactatataactatataacTACAACTGTACAGTCATCAATTACAAAGACATATTCATATGTAGAATGATAGCTATACACATAACTAGTAATTTCTTACATAAAATGACTCCTGGTGCTAGTATCAGAAAAGAAACTGCAAGGCAGTAACTGTCCCTAAATGCCGCTAACGCCAGTACATTTAAAGCTTTCATATTTGCTGTTCTAAATAGCTTTCTAAGCAACTTTACTGAACAAGGGTTGATGCTTTTTAACTTTCCCAGCACAAGAAGCACTAGGTAGTTACCACGAGATGTCACCGTAATCACAGCAAAAACTCAGTGGGTAGCTTACAGACAGAAAGTAGGCAGATTACTTTAGATCAGAATGAAAGTTAAGGTCAGAAGATTTTTTCTCACCCCTCAGCTTCATTTTCCATCTGTCCCTGTCCTCCTCCACTGCCTTTATCGTGTTGGTGAGTTCGGTGTTTCGGTTTTCAAGCAGGTCCCTGTCTCTGGTCAAGGCGTTGAGTCTTTCTTGTAATCTGTTGTACTTACAATCCATTTGCACCTCCTTCACCTGGTTTTGGTCACTAAAATGAGTTACGTTGCAGCCTGAGTGGGTCGATTCCTTGTTTGAGTACACTGATAGTATAGAAACAAAAACTtccatttaaaattatttttaaaattaagttaaagcaaaaataattttcaggcttttgtgaaaaaagtttgACAGCAACATGTCAAATTACtccacacagtgtgtgtgtgtgtgtgtatttgcagtatTGTGATGTTGTCTATGCAACTGTCAAGAAACTATACTCACAAGTAAGGCGTAGAGCAACATTGAGAGTGGCTTGTAAGATACACAGCACGccaaagctgaggaaaagcaGCTGACAGAGTCTTCGCTCTGCAAAATCAACACACATAGACTAACAACAATAAAAGTCTATAACCACAGTAGCAGCCACGTGAGGCTGTAATGTATTGTTGACGTACCATAAATGAAGAGACATCTATTCTTTATACTTGAACTTTTACTATATAAAGTTTATCAAGTTAGTTAAACAACAAACGTTAGGAtagttacattttattacaacttgggtcttatttttgcaGCTTTGGGCTTTGTTTCTGTCAGTTACAGCATTACTCCCAAATTAATATTTGACATTGCTACAATgacagacaggttgtaaacaagccaataGTTTTGAAAGATTATTTGACCCAATTTATTTGGAAGTAAAAATCCAAAACGTCCACCGATAACGtccagaaagaaagaaagaagaaaagtctTTGCacaagaaaactgtgtgtgcacagtaCAGCAAGTATGTTTCGCTTTTACAATAGAAAAGGTTCTGAGGATGAGGACAACCTGTGAGTTCTCAGGTTAACTCCCAAACCCAATACAGAGAAGGATAGAGACATTAACATTAACCCTAAATCTGATATAGCTGTTAGTAGTATCTGAGACCATTGTTACACTGGCTTTCACACAGTGGACAGTCCTGAGCAAgactttatttactgtaaaatatagTTTGTCAGGGTTAGGGTCTAAGGGTGCTAAGTCTTGGCCTTGGAAGTCATGCTAGCGCCAGGCCACTACTGTTGTAGCCAGGCAGGTTAATGTTTGTGGTTTAcattagagcagacaaacacatgaaATCCACTGCTTACACTAATACTTGGTTTTTGAAAGGCGATAAACAAATACACCAGATAACACCCTAACGTAGGTTCAGTGTCAAAACACGCTCCTTGAATAAAGAGTTGACACTTCCAGTAAGTCTTAATGTGGTCAAGTTTTCAAACATGCTAGCATTTAGCATACTAACAacagcatgttatcatgctatGTTAGCATTTAAAGGTCCCATGAAATGGTATCACTACTTCCTTAATGTTATGTAATTCATCTATATATTGATACAAGAGACCAGGGTTCACATTCTGAGTCTGTGTGGTTATGTTTAGGAAATAAtaacactttggttaaggttaggcaaagattgtggttttgatCAACTATTGAGAAGTAAATATCTCCTGTCTAGTCAGGTCAGCAttgactttttttaatatttaatcaagACCACAATCTTAACCTAACCTCCACCTGCTTTGAGTGCCTAAATATAACTATAACCATCGTATTGCTATGAGGGGGTATTGTTAACACATTAACATGTTATCAGGGAACGTTTTGCAGAtacgttcagtatcaacattttccAACTTTATAGATACATTtactgtcatggtacagctataccattcctagtgtctctgtctgtttgttggTGTAATGtttctcttaaaatgtatttacattttagattgATATATTACTATTACATTAGTAATACATACTCAACTTTATTTGGGCTATATAGcactttacacacaacacagttgatccaaagtgctttacagcacgcacagagaaaaacaagaaagaaggagacaaacacaagagaggaaaagtcagggtgatgacaataataataataataatagtaatagtaaaggCACATGGTTACACAGAGCCCATAGTGACAACACAGACCTATAGAGACTTCTGGGGAAATACCTGAGCTGGTTAA
Encoded proteins:
- the LOC122873352 gene encoding asialoglycoprotein receptor 1-like isoform X2, with protein sequence MQRMAISDYINEQPRRWQRRSGDAKETERRLCQLLFLSFGVLCILQATLNVALRLTLYSNKESTHSGCNVTHFSDQNQVKEVQMDCKYNRLQERLNALTRDRDLLENRNTELTNTIKAVEEDRDRWKMKLRELSGCASSQQCPADWKEINSRCYFLSTESKTWEDSRTYCLSKDADLVVINSEEEQRALYRLDGKVDLLFWIGLYDTAGTFKWVDGSALTRPFWQSGQPDRGGPNNREDCVEMYHFNQVVASWNDAPCGAKRRWLCEKDPYTSS
- the LOC122873352 gene encoding C-type lectin domain family 4 member M-like isoform X3 translates to MSNQDVGRDAVGMQKKQESTHSGCNVTHFSDQNQVKEVQMDCKYNRLQERLNALTRDRDLLENRNTELTNTIKAVEEDRDRWKMKLRELSGCASSQQCPADWKEINSRCYFLSTESKTWEDSRTYCLSKDADLVVINSEEEQRALYRLDGKVDLLFWIGLYDTAGTFKWVDGSALTRPFWQSGQPDRGGPNNREDCVEMYHFNQVVASWNDAPCGAKRRWLCEKDPYTSS
- the LOC122873352 gene encoding C-type lectin domain family 4 member M-like isoform X1; its protein translation is MSNQDVGRDAVGMQKKQSMCVDFAERRLCQLLFLSFGVLCILQATLNVALRLTLYSNKESTHSGCNVTHFSDQNQVKEVQMDCKYNRLQERLNALTRDRDLLENRNTELTNTIKAVEEDRDRWKMKLRELSGCASSQQCPADWKEINSRCYFLSTESKTWEDSRTYCLSKDADLVVINSEEEQRALYRLDGKVDLLFWIGLYDTAGTFKWVDGSALTRPFWQSGQPDRGGPNNREDCVEMYHFNQVVASWNDAPCGAKRRWLCEKDPYTSS